From the genome of Marinobacter sp. F4206:
CAGGGTTTTACCGGGGAAGCTACGGGCCAGGGAGCCGAACGTGACATCAACACAAGGCTTGTAATTCAGGCGCTCATCGCCGGGCAGGATTCGAACCCGGGCCTGCCCGCCGCGGTTCTCAATCATCATCTGTTTTCCGCCCGGGGCCAGCAGGGCGAGGCCGGGCCTGAGCACGTCGCCGTCTTCGGCCTGGCGTACCTGGATCTGGCACAGCTTGTTGAGCCTCTCGGCGAAGGCCGGTGTGAAACTGGCAGGCATGTGCTGGACCAGTACAATCGGCGCAGGAAACGACGCCGGCAGCGACGTCAGTACCCGCTGCAAGGCCACTGGCCCGCCGGTGGACGTGCCGATACCAACCACGCTGTAATGCTTGGCCGACCCGCGCCTGGTTGTGCGCCGGGGTGTTTCCGGTTCGACGGCCGGCTGGGCCGTTCTGGGAGGCGACGCAGGACGGGTCGAGGACGTTGAAGGTGAACGCGGCCGCAGTGGTGCCGTCTCGCGCGGGGCCGGCGCGGAGGAAGCACTACCCGCAGCGGGCGCTGGACGGGCGCCGGGGCGGCTCTGAGCCACATCCAGAATACGATCAATGAGGATTTTCTGGAGTTGACTGCTGTCCCTGGCGATTTCTTCAAAGTTCTTCGGCAGGAAATCCACAGCTCCCGCCTCCAGGGCATCCAGGGTGACCCTGGCGCCCTCGTAGGTGAGAGAGGAGAACATCAACACGGGCACCGGGTGCTTCTTCATGATCTCCCGTACTGCCGAGATGCCGTCCATCACCGGCATCTCGTAATCCATGGTGATGACATCCGGCCGAAGCTTTTCAGCCAGTTCCACACCCTCACGGCCATTGGTGGCGACGCCCACCACCTTGATCTGGCCCGAGCCGGTCAAAATTTCCGTCAGCCGTTTGCGAAAGAACCCTGAATCATCCACGACCAGGACAGAAACTGTCATCCATTTCTCCTAACGAAGTCCAATCTCGGGTGCCACCAAACTGCGTCAACTGTAGTGTTGCAGCAGACTGGGAACATCAATAATCAGGGCAATACGCCCGTCGCCGGTGATGGTCGCACCGGCCATACCCGGCGTTCCCTGAAGCGCACGACCCAGAGGTTTGATGACCACCTCTTCCTGCCCCACCAGCTGATCGACCACAAAGCCAACCTGCCTTGTTCCCATGGCGACAATCACCACGTGGGCGTTGTCGGGCTCATCGTCACCGGCGGCGTCTCTCACCAGCCAGCGCTTGATGTGGAACAGCGGGAAGACTTTGTCCCGCACCACGATGCATTCTCGCCCGTCAACAATATTGGTCTTGGTCAGATCCAGGTGGAAAATCTCCACCACATTGACCAGCGGCAGGGCGAACGACTGGTCTCCGAGCATGATCATCAGGGTGGGCATGATCGCCAGGGTAAGGGGCACCTTGATGATGATCCGGGAGCCCTTGCCCAGCTCCGACACGATATTGATCTGGCCATTGAGCTGACCGATCTTGGTCTTGACCACGTCCATGCCGACACCACGGCCGGACACGTCCGAAATCTGCTCCTTGGTTGAAAAACCGGCGGAGAAGATCAAATTGAAACACTCGCTGTCGGTGAGCCGGTCGGCGGCATCCTGTTCGTAAATGCCTTTCTCGACGGCTTTACGCCTGAGCACCTCGGGGTCCATACCCGCGCCATCGTCATCGATCGACAAAAGGATATGATCGCCTTCCTGCTCAGCGGACAGGGTGACGGTTCCCTGGCGCGGCTTTCCGGCGTTCTCGCGAACGTCCGGGGCCTCGATACCATGGTCCACGGAGTTCCTGACAAGGTGCACCAGTGGGTCCGAGAGCGCTTCCACCAGGTTCTTGTCCAGGTCGGTCTCTTCCCCGTGCATCACGAGGTTCACTTCTTTTTTCAGGTTGCGGGCGAGGTCGCGGACCACCCGGGGGAATCGACCAAACACTTTCTTGATGGGCTGCATCCGCGTCTGCATGACGGCAGACTGCAGATCGGTGGTCACCACATCCAGATTGGATACGGCCTTGTGCATGTGCTCGTCTTCGCTTGCAGCGCCCAAACGCTGCAGGCGGTTTCGCACCAGCACCAGTTCACCCACCATATTCATGATGTCGTCCAGGCGTTTGGTATCAACCCGCACCGTGGTTTCTGCGGTCGGTGCCGGGTCCCTCGCCGGGGCAGCGGGCGCCGGGGCTTTGGCGGCAGATCCGGCATTGTCGGCCGGCTCGGGAGTTTCTGCCTTTTTCGGCTTGGGGGTCGACGACTCCGGCGTCGCTGCGGCTGACGATTCTGTTTTGGGCGCCTTGCCCCCGTCGTTAGCGGTTGGACCACCGCCCTTACCATGCAGCTCGTCCAACAGCTTTTCGAATTCGTCGTCGGTGATCAGTTCATCACCCTTACCCGTTGACGCCTCCTTATCCTGACGGGCACCGGTCTCGGGCTCGTCGGATTCCGGGGCGCCGGCAAACTGGCCTTTGCCATGGAGCTGGTCCAGCAAAGCCTCGAACTCGTCGTCGGTGATTTCGTCATCACCGGATTCGCCAGCAGGCGCCCCGGCAGAGTCATGAGAACCGGGCGCCTGGTTGTCGGCAGAATCGCTGCCGTCGTGAAGAGCATCAAGCAGCTGCTCAAATTCGTCATCGGTGATATCACCGCCGTCGTCCGCCCCCGGCTGCCGGGTCTCTTCGGCAGGCTCCTGTGAACCTCTTCCGGTGTCACTTTCCGGTTCGGCAAAGGCATCGAGGGCGGCAATCAGTTCATCCGGAGCCGGTGTCAGCTCTTCATGATTCCTGACCTGCTCGAACATGGCGTTAACGTGATCAAGCGCCTCGAGCACCACGTCCATGAGCTCCGAGTCCACACGGCGCTTGTGATTGCGCAGAATGTCGAACACGTTCTCTGCGGAGTGGCAACAATTGACCAGGGCATCGAGCTGGAGGAAGCCCGCACCACCCTTGACGGTGTGAAAACCACGGAAAATGGCGTTCAACAGATCACTGTCGTCCGGGTGCTGCTCGAGATCGACCAGTTGCTCCGACAGTTTTTCGAGAATTTCGCCAGCTTCCACGAGGAAGTCCTGGAGAATCTCGTCATCAGCATCAAACGCCATGCGAACCCCTTATCAATTCAGAAACCGAGACTGGACAGCAGATCATCGACATCGTCCTGTCCCGATACTACATCTTCACGCTCTTCAGCCTTGATCTGAGGCCCTACGCCCTGCTCCGCCGAAACCTGAGTCTCGTCAATCTGGTGCACGGTGCCGGTGATCTGATCCACATGGCTCGCCATCACCACAAGGCTGAGCATCTGTTCTTCCACTTCCTTCACCAGGGTCGTGACCTTCTGGATCACCTGCCCGGTCAGATCCTGAAAATCCTGGGCCAACAGAATTTCCGAAAGATTGTTGTACATGGTGTCGGCGTCGGTGGTCAGGCCGGCAAAGAACCGGTCGATGCGCCCGTAGAGCTCACGGAACTCGGCGGGCTGCATTTCCCGCCGGCGTAACCGTTGCCATTCATCCCGCAGTGCCGAGGCCTCATCGCGAACGGAGTGGGCAACAGGCATGGTCTCTTCCACCAGGTCCATGGTGCGGTTGGCCGCCTGACTGGTCATCTGGACCACGTACTCAAGGCGGTCGGAGGCATCAGTCATCTTCGACAGCGCTTCCTGCTGCTCGACGCTGCGTGGATCCACCTGAAAATTCCGGATTGCTTCGTGCAGGCTACGGGTCAGCCGACCAACCTCGCGGTAGAGACTTTGATCCCTGACCTCGCTGAGTTCATTGATCACGGTCATCGCCTGAGCAAAATCTCCGGCCTTTACGCTTTCGGCCAGCTCTGCGCTCTGACGCTGGAGCTGCTCAGTCACCTCCGGATCGAGGCTCCGATGGTTCTTGTTGCTATCGCTCATGAGAGCCATCCGACCTCTGATTACTGAATGCGTTCGAAGATTTTCTCAATCTTTTCCTTCAGGACCGCTGCCGTGAACGGCTTGACCACATAGCCATTCACACCTGCCTGGGCCGCCGCCACGATCTGATCCCGTTTGGCTTCGGCTGTCACCATCAGCACCGGCAGCGTCTTCAGATCTTCATCGGCGCGCACGGCTTTCAGCAGATCAAACCCGGACATCCCCGGCATGTTCCAATCCGTCACCAGAAAATCGTACTTGCCGCTTTTCAGCATCGGCAGCGCGGTGTTGCCATCATCTGCCTCGTCGGTGTTGCTGAAACCCAGATCACGCAGCAGGTTCTTGATGATCCGTCGCATTGTGGAAAAGTCGTCCACAATCAGGATTTTCATGTTCTTGTCCAATGGGACCTCCAGTTAGTAACACCCGGAATTCGTTTGACCTATGAGCTCGACATCTAGCAGGCCGCTGTTTTAAGCACTTATTGTCTGATCTTTGGTGCCCAAGTAAAGCGCCGGTTACCAAAAGCTACAGAGCGCTATGAACCAGACACACGGAGTAGGCGTCTAGTCGTCCGCTTCACGACGCCAGCCCGCAAGGCGACCACGCAACCTGAGCGCGGCCTGGCTGTGAATCTGGCTGACCCGGCTTTCACTGACGCCCAGAACGGCGCCGATTTCCTTCAGGTTCAGCTCTTCCTGGTAGTACAGGCTGAGCACCAGTTTTTCCCGCTCCGGCAACTCTTCGATGGCCTCGGCCAGATTGCGACGGAAGGCATCGGACGCCAGACCATCCAGCGGATTATCGCTGCTCTCTGCTTCTTCTATCGGCAGCTCGCCGGATTCATTGAGCTCATCCAGACTAAAAAGTCGCCCGCTGTTGGCGTCTGCAAGCGAGGCATGGTATTCGGAAAGCTCCATACCCAGTTCTTCGGCGACTTCGAGGTCCTGGGCTTCACGACCGAGACGGTCTTCAACGGCCTTGATGGCCTGGGAAATCCGGCGGGCATTTCGATGGACTGAACGGGGGACCCAGTCGCCCTTGCGGATCTCATCCACCATGGCGCCTCGGATACGGATGCCGGCATAGGTTTCAAACGTCGCACCTTTGGTCGAGCTGTAGCGTTGGGCCGACTCAAGCAGACCGATCATGCCCGCCTGCATCAGGTCGTCCAGCTGCACCGAGGCGGGGAGCCTGGCCATCAGATGAAGGGCAATTTTCTTGACCAGCGGAGCGTGCTCCTCAATGAGTCGAGAAGGACCTTTCGCGTCAGACTGCTGATAGATTCCCAGATGTTTCGCCAATGTCATGTATCCGGTGTTGATTTGACTGGATCAGAATCAGACTTCGACGAGCCGCTCCACAAAGAACTCGAGGTGTCCCCGGGGCGAGGATGGCAACGGCCAGTTGTCGACCTTGTCCGCCAGTGCCTTGATCGCAAGAGACGCCTTGGCGCGGGGGTAGGCGTCCAGCACCGCCCGCTGTCGCTGTACCGATTTCTTGACGGCTTCGTCGTACGGCACCATACCCACATACTGCAGAGCCACATCAAGGAACCGTTCGGTCACCCGGGTCAGTTTATCGAAAAGGTGGCGGCCTTCCTGCTCATTTCGCACCTGGTTTGCCAGAATACGAAAGCGGTTGGTGCCGTATTCGCGATTCATCAGCTTGATCAGGGCGTAGGCATCGGTGATGGAGGTGGGCTCATCACAGACAACGAACAGCAGTTCCTGGGAGGCCCGAAGAAAACTGACCACGGATTCGGAAATGCCCGCGGCGGTATCGACAATCAGTACGTCAATCTGATCACCCAGTTCACTGAAGGCATTGATCAGTCCGGCGTGCTCCATCGGGCTCAAATGAGTCATTCGCTGGGTGCCGGAGGAGGCCGGCACAATCTTGATGCCGCCGGGTCCGTTGACCAGTATGTCCTTGAGTTCGCACTCACCGGACAGCACGTCTGAGATGTTTCGGCTGGCCGTAATTCCGAGCAGCACATCAATGTTGGCGAGGCCCAGATCGGCGTCCAGAATCACAACCCGGCGACCTTTCTGTGCCAGGGCGATTCCGAGGTTGACCGACACGTTACTCTTGCCGACTCCACCCTTGCCGCCGGAAACCGCAATCACCTGTACCGGATTTGCTCTGCTCATGTTGATTCTTGTCTCTCGCCAGTTGTACTGAAGGCTCGTCTTGTTATTGAACGGCGCCAGCTCCGCGCGCCGGATGCCCTGGGATCCGGTTAAGGCATGTTTGCGCTCAGGCCCCTTCGGCAACCGACTGCTGTTGCTGAAGGCGTTTCAGCCGCTCCACCGCCAGCCGCACCAGAGGAATGGCTTCCGCGTGATGCAGATCCTCGGGGATTTTCTGCCCGTCCGTGTAATAAGCCACCGGCAACCCGGTTTCCATCACGAACCCCAGAGATTCCCCGAGTGTCAGGGCTTCGTCAATCTTTGTCATCACGCAGCCCGAAAGATTTGCCATCTTATAGCAATGCCAGACGGATTTCATGATACGCGGCTGGCTGGTGGCAGACACCACAAGGTGGGTACGGATATTGTGGTGGCTACGCGCCAGCTCCGCCAGCTGTTCCTGGTACCCCTTGTCCGTACTGGTCAGGCCGGCTGTATCAATCAATACCAGATGCCGGTCGGACAGTTCGTCCAGAATATCATCCAGGGAGTGGCTTTCAT
Proteins encoded in this window:
- a CDS encoding MinD/ParA family protein is translated as MSRANPVQVIAVSGGKGGVGKSNVSVNLGIALAQKGRRVVILDADLGLANIDVLLGITASRNISDVLSGECELKDILVNGPGGIKIVPASSGTQRMTHLSPMEHAGLINAFSELGDQIDVLIVDTAAGISESVVSFLRASQELLFVVCDEPTSITDAYALIKLMNREYGTNRFRILANQVRNEQEGRHLFDKLTRVTERFLDVALQYVGMVPYDEAVKKSVQRQRAVLDAYPRAKASLAIKALADKVDNWPLPSSPRGHLEFFVERLVEV
- a CDS encoding chemotaxis response regulator protein-glutamate methylesterase — its product is MTVSVLVVDDSGFFRKRLTEILTGSGQIKVVGVATNGREGVELAEKLRPDVITMDYEMPVMDGISAVREIMKKHPVPVLMFSSLTYEGARVTLDALEAGAVDFLPKNFEEIARDSSQLQKILIDRILDVAQSRPGARPAPAAGSASSAPAPRETAPLRPRSPSTSSTRPASPPRTAQPAVEPETPRRTTRRGSAKHYSVVGIGTSTGGPVALQRVLTSLPASFPAPIVLVQHMPASFTPAFAERLNKLCQIQVRQAEDGDVLRPGLALLAPGGKQMMIENRGGQARVRILPGDERLNYKPCVDVTFGSLARSFPGKTLGVILTGMGSDGKDGCRMMKQTGSDIWSQDEKTSVIYGMPMAVARAGLSDEVLALEEIGPRLKEGVA
- a CDS encoding RNA polymerase sigma factor FliA; this translates as MTLAKHLGIYQQSDAKGPSRLIEEHAPLVKKIALHLMARLPASVQLDDLMQAGMIGLLESAQRYSSTKGATFETYAGIRIRGAMVDEIRKGDWVPRSVHRNARRISQAIKAVEDRLGREAQDLEVAEELGMELSEYHASLADANSGRLFSLDELNESGELPIEEAESSDNPLDGLASDAFRRNLAEAIEELPEREKLVLSLYYQEELNLKEIGAVLGVSESRVSQIHSQAALRLRGRLAGWRREADD
- a CDS encoding chemotaxis protein CheA, which produces MAFDADDEILQDFLVEAGEILEKLSEQLVDLEQHPDDSDLLNAIFRGFHTVKGGAGFLQLDALVNCCHSAENVFDILRNHKRRVDSELMDVVLEALDHVNAMFEQVRNHEELTPAPDELIAALDAFAEPESDTGRGSQEPAEETRQPGADDGGDITDDEFEQLLDALHDGSDSADNQAPGSHDSAGAPAGESGDDEITDDEFEALLDQLHGKGQFAGAPESDEPETGARQDKEASTGKGDELITDDEFEKLLDELHGKGGGPTANDGGKAPKTESSAAATPESSTPKPKKAETPEPADNAGSAAKAPAPAAPARDPAPTAETTVRVDTKRLDDIMNMVGELVLVRNRLQRLGAASEDEHMHKAVSNLDVVTTDLQSAVMQTRMQPIKKVFGRFPRVVRDLARNLKKEVNLVMHGEETDLDKNLVEALSDPLVHLVRNSVDHGIEAPDVRENAGKPRQGTVTLSAEQEGDHILLSIDDDGAGMDPEVLRRKAVEKGIYEQDAADRLTDSECFNLIFSAGFSTKEQISDVSGRGVGMDVVKTKIGQLNGQINIVSELGKGSRIIIKVPLTLAIMPTLMIMLGDQSFALPLVNVVEIFHLDLTKTNIVDGRECIVVRDKVFPLFHIKRWLVRDAAGDDEPDNAHVVIVAMGTRQVGFVVDQLVGQEEVVIKPLGRALQGTPGMAGATITGDGRIALIIDVPSLLQHYS
- the cheY gene encoding chemotaxis response regulator CheY; protein product: MDKNMKILIVDDFSTMRRIIKNLLRDLGFSNTDEADDGNTALPMLKSGKYDFLVTDWNMPGMSGFDLLKAVRADEDLKTLPVLMVTAEAKRDQIVAAAQAGVNGYVVKPFTAAVLKEKIEKIFERIQ
- a CDS encoding protein phosphatase CheZ, producing MSDSNKNHRSLDPEVTEQLQRQSAELAESVKAGDFAQAMTVINELSEVRDQSLYREVGRLTRSLHEAIRNFQVDPRSVEQQEALSKMTDASDRLEYVVQMTSQAANRTMDLVEETMPVAHSVRDEASALRDEWQRLRRREMQPAEFRELYGRIDRFFAGLTTDADTMYNNLSEILLAQDFQDLTGQVIQKVTTLVKEVEEQMLSLVVMASHVDQITGTVHQIDETQVSAEQGVGPQIKAEEREDVVSGQDDVDDLLSSLGF